Proteins from one Candida orthopsilosis Co 90-125, chromosome 2 draft sequence genomic window:
- a CDS encoding RNA polymerase II mediator complex subunit — MGNESLYLDFELNDNGHIDPFVKDEDDLGLQELIPRILQERNNFADITEKALFDEIESLGASKTVDKGLGEINESESRALASNSTEQETLSEKFNIQKLDLTRNINNALNETSLSLDFVSLLVASVKPNIAKNTMSPHLQKLIKPYSLNSDRLAKEEVGTLQKDTVRSTKIGHGWKTEANSKIRDLFKQSSENLTTQVKKENKYWNMICLVWSNDEALFRMRDPVNNARAIGVKYGYGDSGSDFQDKGLALFRKNVQTGEVSFHPLSNIGNKLGAKTYRYVRVRILSRIDSDFMLTGQSVFDYKYKKSSHDIINDIEMARFFLFEEDLFYQISREATFLLSYNVSVSANKVSIETENEIIEFENVLYDEANEEELENYYQNVSSVSSINNKKCQLILIYLKLMLCCFYRYNLKLKQKVPTSLTKWKQSNSHPLILRPLMGNIRHNKYLDEVNEILVNLAQQFNLDPTVKLEKYTSLDGKSSNPFKRSIEIPNSIFTWTVQNQNGNVLNVVISVTSNEVFVDLITKLTVTRFDSSKTFSSNVNGVNVLQNDYYDAGDLKESLEWLICDFNSS, encoded by the exons ATGGGCAATGAATCGCTCTATCTAGATTTCGAACTTAATGATAACGGTCATATCGATCCGTTTGTAAAAGATGA GGACGATTTGGGACTACAAGAACTTATTCCACGGATTCTACAAGAGCGCAACAATTTTGCTGATATCACCGAGAAGGCACTCTTTGATGAGATTGAACTGCTCGGCGCTTCAAAGACCGTTGATAAAGGTCTTGGAGAAATCAATGAGTCAGAATCAAGAGCTCTagcttcaaattcaacagAACAAGAAACCTTGCTGGAGAAATttaatattcaaaaattaGATTTAACCAGgaatatcaacaatgctTTAAATGAAACATCCTTATCGCTTGATTTTGTCTCGTTGCTTGTTGCTTCCGTCAAACCAAATATTGCCAAGAACACAATGTCACCACATTTACAGAAACTTATCAAACCATATTCATTGAACTCGGACAGATTGGCTAAGGAGGAAGTAGGAACTTTGCAAAAGGATACGGTTCGGTCGACAAAGATAGGACATGGCTGGAAAACTGAGGCAAACTCCAAAATCAGAGATTTGTTCAAGCAATCAAGTGAGAATTTAACAACACAGGTGAAGAAAGAGAATAAATATTGGAACATGATTTGCTTAGTGTGGTCAAATGACGAGGCGTTGTTTCGTATGAGGGATCCAGTGAATAACGCAAGAGCAATCGGCGTCAAGTATGGATACGGAGACTCTGGATCAGATTTTCAAGATAAAGGGTTAGCTTTGTTTCGCAAAAATGTCCAAACTGGCGAGGTATCCTTTCACCCGCTATCAAACATTGGTAACAAACTTGGTGCTAAGACATACCGCTATGTTCGGGTACGAATTTTGAGCAGAATAGATTCTGATTTCATGCTAACAGGACAGTCCGTATTTGACTACAAGTACAAAAAATCGTCTCATGATATCATAAATGATATAGAGATGGCGAgatttttcctttttgaagaagatttatTCTATCAGATCAGTAGAGAAGCTACGTTCTTGCTTAGCTATAATGTCTCGGTATCCGCAAACAAAGTCTCGATCGAAACTGAGAATGAaataattgaatttgaaaacgtTCTTTACGACGAAGCAAATGAGGAAGAGCTTGAAAACTACTATCAAAACGTGAGTTCGGTGTCTTccatcaataacaaaaagtGTCAATTGATATTAATctatttgaagttgatgctttgttgtttttaCAGGTACAACCTAAAGTTGAAGCAGAAAGTTCCCACATCTTTGACAAAATGGAAGCAAAGCAATTCGCATCCGTTGATCTTACGCCCACTCATGGGTAATATACGCCACAATAAATATTTGGATGAAGTGAATGAGATTCTAGTCAACTTGGcacaacaattcaatttagaTCCAACGGTAAAGCTTGAAAAATACACGAGCTTAGATGGTAAACTGTCCAACCCTTTCAAGAGGTCAATCGAAATCCCCAACTCGATTTTCACCTGGACTgtgcaaaatcaaaatggCAACGTCTTGAATGTGGTGATAAGTGTAACAAGTAATGAAgtctttgttgatttgattacTAAATTAACTGTTACTAGATTCGATTCTTCGAAGACCTTTCTGAGTAATGTGAATGGTGTAAATGTATTGCAGAATGACTACTACGATGCaggtgatttgaaagaatcGCTAGAATGGCTAATTTGTGACTTCAATTCGTCCTAA
- a CDS encoding Swp1 protein (S. cerevisiae homolog SWP1 has dolichyl-diphosphooligosaccharide-protein glycotransferase activity, has role in protein N-linked glycosylation and localizes to oligosaccharyltransferase complex): MRFTSTVSVLTLAMSALSHGALIGTISSSGKTVHFGEIETQEIKVLPIESTKDVIDIRLKNDDLDGQPGQIMLSLSDAHKSSVATHYVPSVKGSNIKYSIKASSIPDVLLSKNQLTLGLVIADATGKFNLVKRLVDIKPSSELKKPAKQERRFEFGIQPEIHHIFKEDAKTVNPIIPIAFIAIALATFLALLGSWVGFIGLNDLFKTVKSTSGGQLLQNVSFLITLIGFEFNFFKYYLGQSIFTTMFYSFILSLSGVYFGSGVLRYLAQNRTLGKQ; this comes from the coding sequence ATGAGATTTACCTCCACCGTTTCCGTCTTGACATTGGCTATGAGTGCATTGAGTCACGGAGCCTTGATTGGAACCATATCCAGTAGTGGTAAAACTGTTCactttggagaaattgaaacacaAGAAATCAAAGTGTTGCCAATTGAGTCAACAAAAGATGTCATAGATATTAGACTCAAGAATGACGATTTGGATGGTCAACCAGGGCAAATTATGCTCAGCTTGAGTGATGCTCATAAATCTAGCGTAGCTACACATTATGTTCCTTCGGTTAAAGGTTCCAACATCAAATACAGCATCAAGGCAAGCTCAATTCCAGATGTCTTGTTGTCTAAAAATCAGCTAACCTTGGGCCTTGTTATAGCAGACGCCACTGGTAAATTCAACCTAGTGAAGAGATTGGTGGATATTAAACCTTCTTCTGAGTTAAAAAAACCTGCCAAGCAAGAGAGAAGATTCGAATTCGGTATTCAACCAGAAATACATCACATATTCAAAGAGGATGCTAAAACCGTCAATCCAATTATTCCCATTGCTTTTATCGCAATTGCTTTAGCTACATTTTTAGCATTACTTGGATCCTGGGTTGGATTTATTGGATTGAATGACCTTTTCAAAACGGTCAAGTCAACTTCCGGTGGTCAATTGTTACAAAATGTCAGCTTCTTAATCACGttgattggatttgaattcaactttttcaagtaCTACTTGGGTCAATCCATATTTACAACAATGTTCTACAGTTTCATTTTGAGCCTTTCTGGTGTCTATTTTGGATCTGGTGTCTTGAGATATTTGGCTCAAAATCGTACATTGGGTAAACAATAG
- a CDS encoding Imp1 protein (S. cerevisiae homolog IMP1 has endopeptidase activity, has role in protein processing involved in protein targeting to mitochondrion and localizes to mitochondrial inner membrane peptidase) translates to MIIPESLQFAVSTLSWTLRAGCLAHIIHENIYEFTETRGESMLPTVQNQHDYVHAFKKYKLGRNLEMGDCVVAMKPSDPSHRICKRITGMPGDVVLVDPSSSSFLTNTPSEIIQHDGFNKFIKVPEGHVWCTGDNLCHSLDSRSYGVLPMALITGKIVAANSMNDGIRGFFNFRWIKNTFVDES, encoded by the coding sequence ATGATCATACCAGAGTCTTTACAGTTTGCCGTCTCCACGTTGTCATGGACTCTTAGGGCTGGCTGTTTAGCACATATAATACACGAGAATATCTACGAGTTTACAGAAACAAGGGGCGAATCGATGCTCCCCACAGTTCAAAACCAACATGATTATGTACATGCCTTTAAAAAGTATAAACTTGGACgaaatttggaaatgggTGATTGTGTCGTTGCCATGAAACCGAGTGATCCATCTCATCGAATATGCAAGCGCATTACTGGTATGCCGGGGGATGTTGTTTTGGTAGATCCGTCTTCTTCCTCATTCTTAACAAACACGCCCAGTGAAATTATTCAACATGACGgattcaacaagtttatAAAAGTTCCAGAGGGACATGTATGGTGTACTGGTGATAACTTGTGTCATTCCCTAGACTCAAGATCATATGGGGTACTTCCAATGGCGCTTATAACAGgaaaaattgttgctgcCAATTCAATGAATGATGGGATCAGGGGATTCTTTAACTTTCGATGGATAAAGAACACATTCGTTGATGAAAGTTGA
- a CDS encoding Ilm1 protein (S. cerevisiae homolog ILM1 has role genome maintenance and localizes to endoplasmic reticulum), with translation MKIHLHLRFKRVKPTPMQFFSSKSLLYIRIIAHFVLAYYLVQNPEGLASAGFVILMGQAMQVPILHLSSSSPVLGMLAVLVSTQAISDLVPLLAENWNHFETLVPVRLFFYFLITAYVYFVPTSKISNSLVATYSMFEVWANFLIYNNLRDEKYHRMKKFVEENADAIKKAQDDRVIVIED, from the coding sequence atgaaaattcatcttcatcttcgaTTCAAAAGAGTTAAACCAACACCAATGCAATTCTTCAGCTCAAAGTCGCTATTATATATCAGAATAATTGCCCATTTTGTACTAGCTTACTATTTAGTCCAAAATCCGGAGGGACTTGCATCAGCAGGGTTTGTCATACTCATGGGTCAAGCAATGCAAGTGCCAATCTTACACTTGAGTTCGAGTAGTCCAGTTTTGGGAATGTTGGCAGTTCTTGTATCGACCCAGGCGATTAGTGATTTGGTCCCATTGCTTGCTGAGAATTGGAACCACTTTGAAACTTTGGTGCCAGTGAGATTGTTCTTTTACTTTTTAATCACGGCATATGTGTACTTTGTACCAACCAGTAAAATCAGCAACAGCTTGGTTGCTACATATTCCATGTTTGAGGTCTGGGCAAACTTCCTTATCTATAACAATTTGAGGGATGAAAAGTATCACAGGATGAAGAAGTTTGTAGAGGAGAATGCCGATGCTATAAAGAAAGCACAAGACGACAGGGTGATAGTTATCGAAGATTAG